In one window of Methanosarcina vacuolata Z-761 DNA:
- a CDS encoding lamin tail domain-containing protein encodes MGTVPFALGATEKVSGSTTSVYISALYVGARGEQPNQEYVKITNKGTTSVNLKGWKIKDKGAKHTYTFSSYKLKSKASVTLRSGKGRNSGSTLYWNKYSYIWNNDGDTAYLYNAQGKLVSSKTVKK; translated from the coding sequence TTGGGTACCGTTCCTTTTGCTTTGGGTGCCACTGAAAAGGTAAGTGGTTCTACAACCTCGGTTTATATAAGTGCTTTATATGTTGGAGCTCGTGGTGAACAGCCGAATCAAGAGTATGTTAAAATTACAAATAAAGGAACAACATCAGTAAATCTGAAAGGTTGGAAAATTAAGGACAAGGGTGCAAAGCATACCTACACTTTTTCTTCATACAAATTAAAATCTAAAGCTTCGGTAACTCTCAGAAGCGGAAAGGGTAGAAACTCTGGAAGCACGTTGTATTGGAATAAGTACTCCTATATTTGGAATAATGACGGAGATACGGCGTATTTGTATAATGCTCAAGGAAAATTGGTTTCTTCGAAAACTGTAAAGAAATGA
- a CDS encoding type II toxin-antitoxin system RelE family toxin, translating to MYTVQYTSRAIKDINKLPPEARKRIFDAITEIKEKPYSHVKKLKTSPDSPIYSLRVGEYRVLLNITRSQLIIFVIGAGYLSTVYRKF from the coding sequence ATGTACACTGTTCAGTATACTTCACGCGCTATTAAGGATATCAATAAACTGCCACCTGAAGCTAGAAAAAGAATTTTTGATGCGATTACTGAGATTAAGGAAAAACCTTACTCACATGTCAAGAAATTAAAAACATCTCCTGATTCACCTATCTATTCTTTGAGAGTAGGAGAATATCGAGTACTGTTGAATATTACACGGTCACAGCTTATTATTTTTGTAATCGGAGCTGGATATCTCAGCACAGTTTACAGAAAATTTTAA
- a CDS encoding DUF7557 family protein produces MAATTTVCLEPRVKEMLNGLKTHREESYNSVIERIATMAYDSEPLTDSEIKGIEESLKDIKAGRYYSEDEAKKMLGID; encoded by the coding sequence ATGGCTGCTACAACTACAGTTTGCCTTGAACCTAGAGTAAAAGAGATGCTTAATGGCTTGAAAACCCACCGAGAAGAATCTTATAATTCTGTTATCGAAAGGATCGCAACTATGGCTTATGATAGTGAGCCCTTGACAGACAGTGAAATTAAAGGAATTGAAGAAAGCCTGAAGGACATAAAAGCAGGAAGATACTATAGCGAAGATGAAGCAAAGAAAATGTTAGGTATAGACTAA
- a CDS encoding ATP-binding cassette domain-containing protein produces MTINELRKMMPWIEDYFSAFAIDPAQFGSRKLEELGSILGEDYFIEMGSSSLAFTDGFFLFIEQARALQQGSGSTVESLTVLPGRNKNGENEAFSVNLKKGEVTAIVGPTGSGKSRLLADIESLAQEDTPTGRKILVNGRAPGDEERFSTEGRFIAQLSQNMNFVMDLSVEEFLTMHAESRMVDEVSRIVQKIYDTANILAGEPFSRETPVTELSGGQSRALMIADTALLSPASVVLIDEIENAGVDKVRSLKLLVSNNKIVLISTHDPLLALSADQRLVIQNGGISKLIKTTLNEKKYLKSLEKIDRKLTLLRNQLRMGKEIDFSDFLV; encoded by the coding sequence ATGACGATAAATGAACTCAGGAAGATGATGCCCTGGATAGAGGACTATTTCTCTGCATTTGCAATTGATCCTGCACAGTTCGGGAGCAGGAAACTGGAAGAGCTGGGTTCGATACTTGGCGAAGATTATTTTATCGAGATGGGAAGCAGCTCTCTTGCTTTTACTGATGGTTTCTTTCTATTTATTGAGCAGGCAAGGGCTCTTCAACAGGGAAGCGGGTCCACAGTTGAATCCCTGACAGTGCTCCCTGGACGTAATAAAAATGGTGAAAATGAAGCCTTTTCGGTAAATCTGAAAAAGGGTGAGGTTACAGCAATAGTCGGCCCGACAGGATCAGGCAAGTCACGTCTTCTGGCTGATATTGAATCTCTGGCTCAGGAGGACACTCCAACCGGCCGGAAAATACTGGTTAATGGCCGGGCTCCAGGTGACGAGGAGCGTTTTTCAACCGAGGGGCGTTTTATTGCGCAGCTTTCACAGAACATGAACTTTGTTATGGACCTAAGTGTCGAGGAGTTTCTGACCATGCATGCGGAGAGCCGTATGGTTGATGAGGTTTCTCGTATTGTTCAGAAAATATATGATACTGCAAACATCCTGGCAGGAGAACCTTTCAGCAGGGAAACTCCTGTTACAGAGCTTTCAGGAGGTCAATCACGCGCTCTGATGATTGCAGATACCGCACTTCTCAGTCCGGCATCTGTTGTTTTGATCGATGAGATTGAGAATGCAGGCGTTGACAAGGTCAGATCTCTGAAGCTTCTGGTAAGTAATAATAAGATTGTTTTAATCAGTACTCATGACCCTCTTCTGGCTCTATCGGCAGATCAGCGGCTGGTCATTCAAAATGGCGGGATTTCAAAACTTATAAAAACCACGCTGAATGAGAAAAAGTACCTGAAGAGCCTCGAAAAAATAGATCGCAAACTTACTCTTCTCCGAAATCAGTTGAGAATGGGTAAAGAGATCGACTTCAGTGATTTTCTGGTGTAA
- a CDS encoding GTP-binding protein: protein MRLVTVAGPPSSGKTSIIIKTIEELRQKGFTIGVVKFDCLSAQDEELYSAHNIPVKTGLSRGLCPDHFFVSNIEEALRWAKEKKFDFLITESAGLCNRCSPHIKDVLAICVIDNLSGVNTPKKIGPMLKLADIVVITKGDIVSQAEREVFAYRVRQVNPRGMIVQINGVTGQGSFYLAKLVEKTSTIETLQGATLRFTMPAALCSYCLGERKIGDDRQIGVSKLVNFRGDE, encoded by the coding sequence GTGAGGCTTGTTACGGTGGCAGGTCCTCCCTCATCAGGAAAAACCAGTATCATTATCAAGACCATCGAAGAGCTTAGACAAAAGGGTTTTACAATCGGTGTGGTAAAATTCGACTGTCTCTCGGCTCAGGATGAGGAACTTTATTCCGCTCACAATATTCCGGTCAAGACCGGCCTCTCCAGAGGGCTCTGTCCTGACCACTTTTTTGTGAGCAATATTGAAGAAGCCCTCAGGTGGGCCAAAGAGAAGAAGTTTGATTTTCTGATTACTGAGAGTGCCGGTCTTTGCAACCGTTGTTCTCCCCATATTAAGGATGTTCTGGCAATCTGTGTTATTGATAACCTGAGCGGTGTCAACACACCTAAAAAAATCGGTCCCATGTTAAAACTTGCAGACATCGTTGTTATTACTAAAGGGGATATCGTCTCCCAGGCAGAGCGTGAGGTCTTTGCATACAGGGTTAGACAGGTTAATCCCAGGGGAATGATAGTCCAGATTAATGGCGTTACAGGACAGGGTAGTTTCTATCTTGCAAAACTTGTGGAAAAAACCTCTACAATTGAAACCCTTCAGGGAGCTACACTTCGATTTACTATGCCTGCAGCTCTATGTTCATACTGTCTTGGAGAGAGAAAAATCGGGGATGACAGGCAGATTGGCGTTTCAAAGCTGGTAAATTTTAGAGGAGATGAATAA
- a CDS encoding ABC transporter substrate-binding protein, with protein MKAIDETMSIYQILSEYPFLLKIFKQHGMEKFENKEVLEKLGPLLKLKTALSMVSVNKDSFIELLNQAVVSNEAKGDFTLADSPERQKELTLLALLPCGMKMPFNRAFDDFSSEYSRQINNVLHSLVEGNVNHELSYYAYIDLVTSIDELPDIIVSSDINSFYHKPFQENFLNKEYFVTLNSSPMNRDFESIGFADPRGQFTMISANLLVLVTIDELMKDNPKPESWEDILKDEYRNRVVMRGQDGFFCNGVLLPFYRLYGMEGIKKLASSVYTGIHPSEMVKMIDSKKDDVPPMYIMPLFFARKIQDKSRITINIPSEGAIVSPVQMLVKKSAVERVKEITDFLCGKEFGKISARAFFPTTNPEVENNLKGIKLYWLGWDFLMNTDIGTLKKEVEVVFNEHFYETGGMV; from the coding sequence ATGAAAGCAATTGATGAAACAATGAGTATATACCAGATCTTAAGTGAATATCCTTTTTTGCTAAAAATATTTAAACAGCATGGAATGGAGAAATTTGAAAATAAGGAAGTTCTCGAAAAACTTGGCCCTTTACTAAAATTGAAAACAGCTTTATCAATGGTATCGGTGAACAAAGACTCTTTTATTGAGCTCCTGAATCAGGCTGTTGTGTCCAATGAAGCAAAAGGAGATTTTACCCTTGCAGATTCTCCGGAACGACAAAAAGAGCTGACCCTTCTTGCCCTTTTGCCATGCGGCATGAAGATGCCCTTTAACCGTGCATTTGATGACTTTTCATCCGAATACAGCAGGCAAATAAATAATGTGCTCCATTCTCTTGTAGAAGGTAATGTCAATCATGAGCTCTCATATTATGCCTATATCGATCTGGTTACATCGATTGACGAACTGCCGGACATAATAGTCAGTTCTGATATTAACAGCTTTTACCATAAACCCTTCCAGGAGAATTTTCTCAATAAGGAATATTTTGTAACTCTCAATTCATCCCCGATGAACCGTGATTTTGAATCCATCGGTTTTGCGGATCCTCGCGGCCAGTTTACCATGATCTCTGCAAACCTTCTTGTTCTGGTTACAATAGATGAACTCATGAAGGATAACCCCAAACCGGAATCCTGGGAAGATATCTTGAAAGATGAGTACCGGAACAGGGTTGTTATGCGGGGACAGGACGGCTTTTTCTGTAATGGAGTACTGCTCCCGTTCTATCGGCTGTACGGCATGGAGGGAATTAAAAAACTTGCTTCATCAGTATATACGGGAATCCATCCATCCGAGATGGTCAAAATGATAGACAGCAAAAAAGATGATGTACCCCCAATGTATATCATGCCTCTCTTCTTTGCCAGGAAAATTCAGGACAAATCCCGGATAACGATCAATATACCTTCAGAAGGAGCTATTGTAAGCCCTGTGCAGATGCTGGTTAAAAAAAGTGCAGTAGAACGGGTTAAGGAGATCACGGATTTCCTCTGTGGAAAAGAGTTTGGTAAAATCTCTGCCCGAGCCTTTTTCCCGACAACAAACCCCGAAGTTGAGAATAATCTTAAAGGAATCAAACTCTATTGGCTGGGTTGGGACTTCCTGATGAATACTGACATAGGAACACTTAAAAAAGAGGTTGAAGTGGTTTTCAATGAACATTTTTATGAGACCGGAGGCATGGTGTGA